A genomic stretch from Juglans microcarpa x Juglans regia isolate MS1-56 chromosome 3S, Jm3101_v1.0, whole genome shotgun sequence includes:
- the LOC121257316 gene encoding phosphoenolpyruvate carboxylase 4-like yields MTDTTDDIAEEISFQNFDDDCKLLGSLLNDVLQREVGGSFMEKVERNRTLAQSACNLRLAGIEDMAELLEKQLASEISKMTLEEALILARAFSHYLNLMGIAETHHRVRKVRSVAPLSKSCDDIFNQLVHGGVSPDELYETVCKQEVEIVLTAHPTQINRRTLQYKHIRIAHLLDYNDRSDLGHEDRDMLIEDLVREITSIWQTDELRRYKPTPVEEARAGLNIVEQSLWKAVPHYLRRVSNALKKHTGRPLPLTCTPIKFGSWMGGDRDGNPNVTAKVTKDVSLLSRWMAIDLYIREVDSIRFELSMNRCSDKLSKLAHEIIEEETSSDVRHESWNQSLSRSQIKLHGQQAPAIPTHLPARADLPSCTECNDGESQYPRLEFPGADYKPLHRQDGQDSTSDSSFQDSHHMSSQNGSSANSNTTQAPVTPRAQIGRSTFQKLLEPRVSLSPGIAPYRIVLGNVKDKLMKTQKRLELLLEDLPCEYDPWDYYETSDQLLEPLVLCYESLQSCGSGVLADGRLADLIRRVATFGMVLMKLDLRQESGRHADTLDAITKYLDMGTYSEWDEGKKLEFLTRELKGKRPLVPPSIEVVPDVKEVLDTFRVAAELGSDSLGAYVISMASNASDVLAVELLQKDARLAVSGELGRPCPGGTLRVVPLFETVKDLREAGSVIRRLLSIDWYREHIIKNHNGHQEVMVGYSDSGKDAGRFTAAWELYKAQEDVVAASNEYGIKVTLFHGRGGSIGRGGGPTYLAIQSQPPGSVMGTLRSTEQGEMVQAKFGLPQTAVRQLEIYTTAVLLATLRPPHPPREEQWRNLMEEISKISCQNYRSVVYENPEFLAYFNEATPQAELGFLNIGSRPTRRKSSTGIGHLRAIPWVFAWTQTRFVLPAWLGVGAGLQGVCEKGHTDDLKAMYKEWPFFQSTIDLIEMVLGKADIPIAKHYDEVLVSESRRGLGSELRGELLTAEKYVLVVSGHEKLSENNRSLRRLIESRLPYLNPMHMLQVEILKRLRCDDDNHKLRDALLITINGIAAGMRNTG; encoded by the exons ATGACGGACACCACGGACGACATAGCGGAGGAAATCTCGTTCCAGAACTTCGATGACGACTGCAAGTTGCTCGGGAGTCTTCTCAACGACGTGTTGCAGCGTGAGGTGGGTGGCAGCTTCATGGAGAAAGTCGAGAGGAACCGTACCCTCGCTCAG AGTGCTTGTAACCTGAGGTTGGCGGGGATAGAGGACATGGCGGAGCTGCTAGAGAAGCAGCTAGCTTCGGAGATATCGAAGATGACGTTGGAGGAAGCCTTGATCCTCGCTCGCGCATTCAGCCATTATCTCAATTTGATGGGTATTGCCGAAACACATCACAG GGTTCGTAAGGTACGAAGTGTGGCGCCTCTATCAAAATCTTGTGACGACATTTTTAATCAGCTGGTGCACGGTGGAGTTTCCCCAGACGAGCTTTATGAAACAGTTTGCAAGCAG GAGGTTGAAATTGTTCTTACTGCACATCCCACACAAATTAATCGTCGCACGTTACAATACAAGCACATTAGAATTGCC CATCTCTTAGACTACAATGACCGATCTGACCTTGGTCATGAAGATCGAGACATGCTGATCGAAGATCTG GTGAGAGAGATAACTTCAATCTGGCAGACAGACGAGCTTAGGCGCTACAAACCCACGCCTGTTGAAGAAGCCAGGGCCG GCTTGAATATTGTTGAGCAGTCCCTTTGGAAAGCTGTACCTCATTACTTACGACGTGTCAGCAATGCTTTAAAGAAG CATACTGGAAGGCCTCTTCCATTAACTTGCACACCAATTAAGTTCGGGTCTTGGATGGGGGGTGATAGAGATGGAAATCCGAATGTAACAGCAAAG GTCACAAAGGATGTCTCTCTCTTATCTAGGTGGATGGCTATTGATCTCTACATTCGTGAAGTTGACAGCATCAGATTTGAACTATCCATGAATCGATGCAGTGATAAATTGTCAAAATTGGCACACGAGATTATAGAAGAAG AAACTTCATCTGATGTTCGACATGAGAGTTGGAATCAATCTTTGAGCAGAAGTCAAATTAAGCTTCATGGCCAACAAGCTCCAGCCATTCCAACACATCTTCCAGCTCGAGCGGATCTGCCCTCTTGCACTG AATGTAATGATGGCGAATCTCAGTATCCCAGACTAGAATTTCCTGGAGCTGATTACAAGCCACTGCATCGTCAG GATGGTCAGGATTCTACTTCAGATTCTTCATTTCAGGATTCACATCACATGTCTTCACAAAATGGAAGTTCGGCTAATTCTAACACTACACAGGCACCTGTGACACCAAG aGCCCAGATAGGAAGGTCCACCTTCCAGAAGCTTTTAGAACCAAGGGTCTCTCTAAGTCCTGGAATTGCTCCTTACAGAATTGTTCTCGGCAATGTAAAAGATAAG CTTATGAAGACACAAAAACGTCTGGAGCTTCTTCTCGAGGATCTTCCTTGCGAATATGATCCTTGGGACTACTATGAAACGTCAGATCAATTACTGGAACCACTGGTCCTGTGCTATGAATCTTTG CAATCATGTGGATCTGGGGTGCTTGCTGATGGTCGGCTTGCTGATCTCATCCGAAGAGTTGCTACTTTCGGGATGGTATTGATGAAGCTTGACTTGCGTCAG GAATCTGGTAGACATGCTGATACACTAGATGCAATAACCAAATATTTGGATATGGGTACATACAGTGAGTGGGATGAAGGAAAGAAACTAGAATTTTTAACCAGAGAACTGAAGGGGAAGAGGCCACTAGTTCCCCCAAGTATTGAG GTTGTTCCTGATGTTAAAGAAGTCCTTGATACATTCCGTGTGGCTGCTGAGCTTGGGAGTGATTCACTTGGAGCCTATGTCATTTCTATGGCTTCAAAT GCAAGCGACGTCCTTGCAGTAGAGCTTTTGCAGAAAGATGCAAGACTTGCTGTTAGTGGGGAATTAGGAAGGCCATGTCCTGGGGGAAC GCTGCGGGTGGTTCCTCTGTTTGAAACTGTGAAGGACTTGAGAGAAGCTGGATCCGTTATTAGGAGACTATTATCAATTGATTGGTATCGAGAGCACATAATAAAGAACCATAATGGCCACCAAGAG GTTATGGTTGGATACTCTGATTCTGGTAAAGATGCTGGGCGTTTCACTGCTGCTTGGGAACTTTACAAAGCCCAAGAAGATGTTGTCGCAGCTTCCAATGAGTATGGTATTAAAGTTACTCTATTTCATGGGCGTGGAGGGAGTATTGGTCGTGGTGGTGGCCCAACATATCTCGCCATCCAATCCCAACCACCTGGCTCTGTAATG GGTACCCTGCGGTCAACTGAGCAAGGAGAAATGGTACAGGCAAAGTTTGGGCTACCACAGACAGCAGTCAGACAGTTGGAGATATACACAACAGCTGTTCTGCTTGCAACCCTACGGCCTCCACACCCGCCCCGAGAAGAACAATGGAGAAATCTCATGGAGGAGATCTCAAAAATCAGTTGCCAGAATTATCGAAGTGTTGTCTATGAAAATCCAGAATTCCTTGCTTACTTCAACGAGGCTACTCCTCAAGCTGAGCTTGGCTTCCTTAACATAGGAAGCCGTCCTACCAGAAGAAAGAGCTCAACAGGAATTGGACACCTTCGTGCCATACCATGGGTCTTTGCATGGACTCAAACCAGGTTTGTTCTACCGGCTTGGCTAGGAGTTGGGGCAGGTCTGCAGGGTGTTTGTGAGAAGGGACATACTGATGACCTAAAGGCAATGTACAAAGAGTGGCCTTTCTTTCAGTCCACCATAGACCTTATCGAGATGGTTTTAGGGAAGGCAGACATACCCATAGCCAAGCACTATGATGAAGTCCTTGTCTCGGAGAGTAGACGAGGGCTTGGTTCCGAATTAAGGGGGGAGCTCTTGACAGCAGAGAAGTACGTACTGGTGGTTAGTGGTCATGAAAAACTTTCCGAGAACAATCGGAGCTTGAGGAGGCTGATAGAGAGCAGGCTCCCCTATCTGAATCCTATGCACATGTTGCAAGTGGAGATACTAAAGAGGTTACGATGTGATGATGATAACCACAAACTCAGAGATGCACTACTTATCACTATCAATGGAATTGCAGCTGGTATGAGGAACACAGGTTAA